The following proteins come from a genomic window of Gemmatimonadota bacterium:
- a CDS encoding prepilin-type N-terminal cleavage/methylation domain-containing protein, giving the protein MRNTKGFTLIELLIVVVIIGILAAIAIPKFSATREKAYFAAMKSDLKNLAAQQEIYYADNYSYSTSSTALGFVSSQGVTVGSAATNSGWNASATHSALGASEGCAIYYGSSTAPTSPTTPSAPGEVACTR; this is encoded by the coding sequence ATGCGGAACACCAAGGGTTTCACGCTGATCGAGCTGCTGATCGTGGTTGTGATCATCGGCATCCTGGCCGCCATCGCGATCCCGAAGTTCTCGGCGACGCGTGAGAAGGCCTACTTCGCCGCGATGAAGTCGGATCTCAAGAACCTGGCTGCGCAGCAGGAGATCTACTACGCGGACAACTACTCGTACTCGACCTCGTCCACCGCGCTGGGCTTCGTGTCCAGCCAGGGCGTGACCGTCGGGTCGGCCGCGACGAACTCCGGCTGGAATGCTTCGGCGACGCACAGCGCGCTGGGCGCCAGCGAGGGCTGCGCGATCTACTACGGCTCGTCGACGGCTCCGACGTCGCCGACCACTCCGTCCGCTCCGGGCGAGGTTGCCTGCACCCGCTAA